In the Agrococcus sp. Marseille-Q4369 genome, one interval contains:
- a CDS encoding glycosyltransferase family 2 protein, whose product MSWLHDALEAIFAVLAWPSAVYFVIANTSMLVLILVASRHFARYLRRSEHRGEDAMAGSPVSLGVTVIVPAYNEGAVILTSVRSMLDLRYPDHEVIVVNDGSADETMQLLRQEFGLVEDDRDLPGRIPVRGRLRGVWRAPEGAVPLVVVDKENSGRSDSVNAGLDLASKELVVMVDADSILEPDALLSVSKPFADDPDRVVATGGVVRIVNNSRVLGGRIVELRMPKQLITRIQVVEYLRAFLLGRTAWSDLGALILISGAFGMFRRDVLVELGGLDPDSIGEDFELVMRIQRWIRDGRRDARVRFVAEPVSWTEAPSTLKVLARQRRRWHRGLWEVLWKFRGMLLNPRYGRVGMLALPYYWLFELLAPLIELVGIVIVVLGLLVGAVDPGAALLLLLVSYGYGTIVTLAAVVVEEASFHRYERWRDLAAVLWAVLAESLGYRQLTAVWRIQGWWAALTGRKQVWGEMTRTGFAGATPSISSAPGQAERSD is encoded by the coding sequence ATGAGCTGGCTCCACGACGCGCTCGAGGCGATCTTCGCGGTGCTCGCCTGGCCGTCGGCGGTCTACTTCGTCATCGCGAACACCTCGATGCTCGTGCTCATCCTCGTCGCCTCGCGCCACTTCGCGCGCTACCTGCGTCGCAGCGAGCATCGCGGAGAGGACGCGATGGCCGGCTCGCCCGTGAGCCTCGGCGTCACCGTCATCGTCCCGGCCTACAACGAGGGCGCCGTCATCCTCACGAGCGTGCGCTCGATGCTCGACCTGCGCTACCCGGATCACGAGGTGATCGTCGTCAACGACGGCAGCGCCGACGAGACGATGCAGCTGCTCAGGCAGGAGTTCGGCCTCGTGGAGGACGACCGCGACCTGCCGGGGCGGATCCCGGTGCGAGGTCGACTGCGCGGCGTCTGGCGCGCGCCGGAGGGCGCGGTGCCGCTCGTCGTCGTCGACAAGGAGAACTCGGGCCGCTCAGACTCCGTGAACGCCGGTCTCGACCTCGCGAGCAAGGAGCTCGTGGTCATGGTCGACGCCGACTCGATCCTCGAGCCGGATGCGCTCCTGTCGGTGTCGAAGCCGTTCGCCGACGACCCGGACCGCGTCGTCGCCACGGGCGGCGTCGTCCGCATCGTCAACAACTCGCGCGTGCTGGGCGGTCGCATCGTCGAGCTCCGGATGCCGAAGCAGCTCATCACGCGCATCCAGGTGGTCGAGTACTTGCGCGCGTTCCTGCTGGGCCGCACGGCGTGGTCGGACCTGGGCGCGCTCATCCTCATCTCCGGCGCCTTCGGCATGTTCCGCCGCGACGTGCTCGTCGAGCTCGGCGGCCTCGACCCCGACTCGATCGGCGAGGACTTCGAGCTCGTCATGCGCATCCAGCGCTGGATCCGCGACGGCCGTCGCGACGCGCGGGTGCGCTTCGTCGCCGAGCCGGTGAGCTGGACCGAGGCGCCCTCGACGCTCAAGGTGCTCGCGCGCCAGCGCCGCCGCTGGCACCGCGGGCTGTGGGAGGTGCTGTGGAAGTTCCGCGGCATGCTGCTCAACCCGCGCTACGGCCGGGTGGGCATGCTCGCGCTCCCCTACTACTGGCTCTTCGAGCTGCTCGCTCCGCTCATCGAGCTCGTGGGCATCGTCATCGTCGTGCTCGGCCTGCTCGTGGGCGCGGTCGACCCGGGTGCCGCGCTCCTCCTGCTGCTCGTCTCCTACGGCTACGGGACGATCGTCACCCTCGCTGCGGTCGTCGTCGAGGAAGCGAGCTTCCACCGCTACGAGCGCTGGCGGGATCTCGCGGCCGTCCTCTGGGCGGTGCTCGCCGAGAGCCTCGGCTACCGTCAGCTGACCGCGGTCTGGCGCATCCAGGGCTGGTGGGCGGCGCTCACCGGGCGCAAGCAGGTCTGGGGCGAGATGACGCGCACCGGCTTCGCCGGTGCGACGCCGAGCATCTCAAGCGCGCCGGGGCAAGCGGAACGAAGCGACTGA
- a CDS encoding HEAT repeat domain-containing protein, which yields MNELLPPELLRMLLLAAALATLAMLVTLLVQRTTRRGRERRRAELDAVHRRLVLESTIAEDDELPRLLARVRALSGAERAHISRTVFMMLQDVTGEAADRLRQVAAASGLAPIAMAAARRRSAVSRADGAEALGRLAPEGALELLLGLSEDRDPEVRTVAVRALGGFEEPAAVARVVQALASGSGVPSTVAATALLQQGQAASDHVRLALRDPDAGIRRGAARVAGLLQVPGAGRRARRAAPGRPRVGAARRDALARAPAGARGDRAARRDRDRGWHDR from the coding sequence ATGAACGAGCTGCTGCCGCCGGAGCTGCTGCGGATGCTGCTCCTGGCAGCCGCGCTCGCGACGCTCGCGATGCTCGTCACCCTCCTCGTGCAGCGCACGACTCGCCGCGGCCGCGAGCGGCGGCGCGCCGAGCTGGACGCCGTCCACCGTCGGCTCGTGCTCGAGTCCACGATTGCCGAGGACGACGAGCTTCCACGGCTCCTGGCGCGAGTGCGCGCCCTGAGCGGTGCCGAGCGTGCCCACATCAGTCGGACCGTCTTCATGATGCTGCAGGACGTCACGGGCGAGGCCGCCGATCGCTTGCGGCAGGTCGCAGCCGCCTCGGGTCTCGCGCCGATCGCGATGGCGGCCGCGCGCCGCCGGAGCGCGGTGTCCCGTGCCGATGGTGCAGAAGCCCTCGGGCGGCTCGCGCCGGAGGGTGCGCTCGAGCTGCTGCTCGGGCTCTCGGAGGATCGCGACCCGGAGGTGCGCACGGTCGCCGTGCGCGCGCTCGGCGGGTTCGAGGAGCCCGCCGCGGTCGCGCGCGTCGTGCAAGCCCTCGCGTCGGGCAGCGGTGTGCCGTCGACCGTCGCCGCGACGGCCCTGCTGCAGCAGGGGCAGGCCGCGAGCGACCACGTGCGGCTCGCGCTGCGCGACCCGGATGCCGGCATCCGCCGTGGAGCAGCTCGCGTCGCCGGCCTGCTGCAGGTGCCGGGGGCGGGGCGACGAGCTCGTCGCGCTGCTCCAGGACGACCACGAGTCGGTGCGGCTCGCCGCGATGCGCTCGCTCGAGCGCCTGCCGGTGCGCGAGGCGATCGAGCCGCTCGTCGCGATCGCGATCGCGGGTGGCACGACCGGTGA
- a CDS encoding response regulator, with protein sequence MSGRILVVDDDRDIRDLVAIKLESAGHDVVTRADGAQALEAGMEGGWDVIVLDVMMPGMSGIDVLRALRDRGVETPVILLTARGQEKDIEAGFAAGADHYVTKPFSPRALLARVTAALG encoded by the coding sequence ATGAGCGGCCGCATCCTCGTCGTCGATGACGACCGCGACATCCGCGACCTCGTCGCGATCAAGCTGGAGTCCGCAGGGCACGACGTCGTCACGAGGGCGGACGGGGCGCAAGCGCTCGAGGCCGGCATGGAGGGCGGCTGGGACGTCATCGTGCTCGACGTCATGATGCCTGGCATGTCGGGCATCGACGTGCTCCGCGCGCTGCGTGACCGCGGCGTCGAGACCCCCGTGATCCTGCTGACCGCGCGCGGGCAGGAGAAGGACATCGAGGCCGGCTTCGCCGCCGGTGCCGACCACTACGTCACGAAGCCCTTCAGCCCGCGGGCCCTGCTCGCGCGGGTCACCGCCGCGCTGGGATGA
- a CDS encoding cell wall-binding repeat-containing protein has translation MSTPNSKRVRLRRGIALTTALALSAGASVLGAAAAGAAPQPPSIDTSGFESGRYIVVLKDDSMATYRGGLQGLARTAPVGTRSIDVDSPAANAYAAHLESTQSQVATSIGAEIDASLTVTMNGFIADLSTEQALELARDGRVSQIFPDELLQITQSPANEYLELENLWNEVGGQEEAGAGVVVGILDTGIAPENPLFAGDALGTTPGAEPYLDGDTIVFEKGDGTTFTGFCEEGEQFSADDCSTKIISARYYVDGFGQADLGDASVGEYVSPRDGDGHGSHTASTAAGNADVPISSAGGADLGTMSGVAPEARIAAYKVCWTGPDPSVTTDDGCATSDSIQAIEQATIDGVDVINYSIGGGAATSVATPTDIAFLGAAAAGVFVSASAGNAGPGASTLDHASPWYTTVAATTVPNYEATIILPGDERIPGASITVPMGDGADPVTGEFIYAGDIPAAGQQAARAALCLPGTLDAERAAGMIVLCDRGENARAEKSQVVADAGGIASVLVNVTPGSIDLDDHAVPTVHADAQYRDELLAAARTPGTVITLEDGNSSGIETPAPVVAGFSSRGPALADGGDVLKPDIAAPGVGIIAATANPEDGEPTFSFLSGTSMAAPHVAGLAAIYLGAKPLATPAEVKSALMTTATDVVTADGAVSTDPWAQGAGFVNTQSMLDPGLIYQNGTTDWFGYLRGLGYVLPDEWVGSPIDPSDVNIASIAIGALAGSQTVTRTVTALEPGEYTASVSGVPGVDVTVSPDTLSFAEAGDTATFEVTFDVTTAPLSTWSSGFLTWNSSEHAVRSPLAVQPVAVAAPEWVEGTGTVGETPITVVSGIDGSIPLAANGLAPFSQLASDTYEQGDGEFYPFSIPAGELVHYFSLDVADDTADFDLYVLRLNAAGQFVEQFTAGTGSADEELLLESPTPGDYVALVDAYATGEQGATAFSLDHVGVSAGQQQGSFRTEPAAIAGERGESATYTAKWNGLAVDSQYLGVVGYGGTDVRTIVRVTTGDVTMPTPDRLAGEDRFETAVAISQQGFPEGADTVYVASGVLFPDGLAAAPAAASDDAPLLLTRPDVLPASIAEEIERLSPELVVIVGGEPSVSPAVAAELEGLATEVVRIGGVDRFETSRLIAQYAFEGSESAFIATGRNFPDALSAGAAAGSMNAPILLVDGKANDADAGTLAELDRLGAGNVYLLGDQASMSNGIELDFDNEGLVVHRFAGSDRFQTAVLVNQAIFQGPVPRMFIASGMKFPDALSASALAAAEGSPLYLATSSCINSSIVTESLRLGQPPVTLLGDEATLSAEVAEYAICP, from the coding sequence GTGAGCACACCCAACTCGAAGCGTGTGCGCCTTCGTCGCGGCATCGCACTCACCACCGCCCTCGCGCTCAGCGCGGGGGCGTCGGTGCTTGGTGCAGCCGCGGCGGGTGCCGCGCCTCAACCACCATCGATCGACACGAGCGGCTTCGAGAGCGGCCGCTACATCGTCGTCCTGAAGGACGATTCGATGGCCACGTACCGCGGCGGTCTGCAGGGCCTCGCGCGCACGGCGCCCGTCGGCACCCGGAGCATCGACGTCGATTCCCCGGCCGCCAACGCGTACGCCGCGCACCTCGAGTCGACGCAGTCGCAGGTCGCGACCTCGATCGGCGCCGAGATCGACGCGAGCCTGACGGTGACGATGAACGGCTTCATCGCTGACCTCAGCACCGAGCAGGCGCTCGAGCTCGCGCGCGACGGCCGCGTCTCGCAGATCTTCCCGGACGAGCTGCTGCAGATCACGCAGAGCCCCGCGAACGAGTACCTCGAGCTCGAGAACCTCTGGAACGAGGTCGGCGGCCAGGAGGAGGCGGGCGCCGGTGTCGTCGTCGGCATCCTCGACACGGGCATCGCGCCCGAGAACCCGCTCTTCGCGGGCGACGCGCTCGGCACCACGCCCGGCGCCGAGCCCTATCTCGACGGCGACACCATCGTCTTCGAGAAGGGCGACGGCACGACGTTCACCGGCTTCTGCGAGGAGGGCGAGCAGTTCTCGGCTGACGACTGCTCGACGAAGATCATCTCCGCGCGCTACTACGTCGACGGCTTCGGCCAGGCCGACCTCGGCGACGCATCGGTCGGCGAGTACGTCTCGCCGCGCGACGGCGACGGCCACGGCTCGCACACCGCCTCGACGGCGGCCGGCAACGCCGACGTGCCGATCAGCTCGGCCGGCGGCGCCGACCTCGGCACGATGAGCGGTGTCGCGCCCGAGGCGCGCATCGCCGCGTACAAGGTCTGCTGGACTGGACCCGACCCCTCGGTGACCACCGACGACGGCTGCGCGACGAGCGACTCGATCCAGGCGATCGAGCAGGCGACGATCGACGGCGTCGACGTCATCAACTACTCGATCGGCGGCGGCGCTGCCACGTCGGTGGCGACGCCGACGGACATCGCGTTCCTCGGGGCTGCCGCGGCCGGCGTCTTCGTCTCGGCCTCCGCGGGCAACGCCGGCCCCGGCGCATCGACGCTCGACCACGCCTCGCCCTGGTACACCACGGTGGCGGCCACGACCGTCCCGAACTACGAGGCGACCATCATCCTGCCCGGCGACGAGCGCATCCCCGGTGCCTCGATCACCGTGCCGATGGGTGACGGCGCCGACCCGGTGACGGGCGAGTTCATCTACGCGGGCGACATCCCCGCCGCAGGCCAGCAGGCCGCGCGTGCGGCGCTCTGCCTCCCCGGCACGCTCGACGCCGAGCGCGCCGCGGGCATGATCGTGCTCTGCGACCGCGGCGAGAACGCGCGCGCCGAGAAGTCGCAGGTCGTCGCGGACGCCGGTGGCATCGCGAGCGTGCTCGTGAACGTGACGCCGGGCTCGATCGACCTCGACGATCACGCGGTGCCGACGGTGCACGCTGACGCGCAGTACCGCGACGAGCTGCTCGCTGCAGCGCGCACGCCCGGCACGGTCATCACGCTCGAGGACGGCAACAGCTCGGGCATCGAGACGCCCGCTCCTGTCGTCGCCGGATTCTCGTCGCGCGGCCCTGCCCTCGCCGACGGCGGTGACGTCCTGAAGCCGGACATCGCTGCCCCGGGCGTCGGCATCATCGCCGCGACCGCGAACCCGGAGGACGGCGAGCCGACCTTCTCGTTCCTCTCCGGCACGTCGATGGCCGCTCCGCACGTCGCCGGCCTCGCGGCGATCTACCTCGGCGCGAAGCCGCTGGCGACGCCCGCCGAGGTCAAGTCGGCGCTCATGACGACGGCGACCGACGTGGTCACCGCCGACGGCGCCGTCTCGACCGACCCGTGGGCGCAGGGCGCCGGCTTCGTGAACACGCAGTCGATGCTCGACCCGGGCCTCATCTACCAGAACGGCACCACCGACTGGTTCGGGTACCTGCGTGGCCTCGGCTACGTGCTCCCCGACGAGTGGGTGGGCAGCCCGATCGACCCGAGCGACGTGAACATCGCGTCGATCGCGATCGGCGCCCTCGCCGGCTCGCAGACGGTGACCCGCACGGTCACCGCGCTCGAGCCCGGCGAGTACACGGCATCGGTCTCCGGTGTCCCGGGCGTCGACGTGACGGTCTCGCCGGACACGCTGTCGTTCGCCGAGGCAGGCGACACCGCGACGTTCGAGGTGACGTTCGACGTCACCACGGCGCCGCTGTCGACCTGGTCGTCGGGCTTCCTCACCTGGAACAGCTCAGAGCACGCCGTCCGCTCGCCGCTCGCGGTGCAGCCGGTCGCAGTCGCCGCTCCGGAGTGGGTCGAGGGCACCGGCACGGTCGGCGAGACGCCCATCACGGTCGTCTCGGGCATCGACGGGTCGATCCCGCTCGCGGCGAACGGCCTCGCGCCGTTCTCGCAGCTGGCGTCCGACACCTACGAGCAGGGCGACGGGGAGTTCTACCCCTTCTCGATCCCTGCCGGCGAGCTCGTGCACTACTTCTCGCTCGACGTCGCGGATGACACGGCCGACTTCGACCTGTACGTGCTGCGCCTCAACGCAGCCGGGCAGTTCGTCGAGCAGTTCACGGCTGGGACCGGCTCGGCGGACGAGGAGCTCCTCCTCGAGTCGCCGACGCCCGGGGACTACGTGGCACTCGTCGACGCGTACGCGACCGGTGAGCAGGGCGCGACTGCGTTCTCGCTCGACCACGTCGGCGTCAGCGCGGGACAGCAGCAGGGCTCGTTCCGCACGGAGCCGGCGGCGATCGCGGGCGAGCGCGGCGAGTCGGCGACCTACACCGCCAAGTGGAACGGCCTCGCGGTCGACTCCCAGTACCTCGGCGTCGTCGGCTACGGCGGCACCGACGTGCGCACGATCGTCCGCGTGACGACCGGTGATGTGACCATGCCGACGCCCGACCGCCTCGCCGGCGAGGACCGCTTCGAGACGGCTGTCGCCATCTCGCAGCAGGGCTTCCCGGAGGGCGCGGACACGGTCTACGTCGCGAGCGGCGTGCTGTTCCCCGATGGTCTCGCGGCGGCTCCCGCGGCAGCGTCGGACGACGCTCCGCTGCTGCTGACGCGACCGGATGTGCTGCCTGCATCGATCGCCGAGGAGATCGAGCGCCTGTCGCCCGAGCTCGTCGTGATCGTCGGCGGCGAGCCCTCGGTGAGCCCGGCGGTCGCCGCCGAGCTCGAGGGGCTTGCGACCGAGGTCGTCCGCATCGGCGGCGTCGACCGCTTCGAGACGAGCCGTCTCATCGCGCAGTACGCCTTCGAGGGCTCGGAGAGCGCCTTCATCGCCACCGGCCGCAACTTCCCCGACGCACTGTCGGCGGGCGCGGCAGCCGGTTCGATGAACGCTCCGATCCTGCTCGTGGACGGCAAGGCGAACGACGCCGACGCGGGCACGCTCGCTGAGCTCGACCGCCTCGGTGCGGGGAACGTGTACCTCCTCGGAGACCAGGCCTCGATGTCGAACGGCATCGAGCTGGACTTCGACAACGAGGGCCTCGTCGTCCACCGCTTCGCCGGCTCCGACCGCTTCCAGACGGCGGTGCTCGTGAACCAGGCGATCTTCCAGGGCCCCGTGCCCCGGATGTTCATCGCGAGCGGCATGAAGTTCCCGGATGCCCTGAGCGCCTCGGCGCTCGCGGCCGCCGAGGGCTCGCCGCTGTACCTGGCCACGTCGAGCTGCATCAACTCGTCGATCGTGACGGAGAGCCTGCGGCTGGGTCAGCCGCCGGTGACCCTGCTCGGCGACGAGGCGACGCTCTCGGCCGAGGTCGCGGAGTACGCCATCTGCCCGTAG
- the pta gene encoding phosphate acetyltransferase — translation MPTRIVIASPEGHAGKSIVALGLVEALSRRVERVGVFRPIARSSAESDAVLELLLAHDAVDLAYEDAIGTTYAAVHDDADAALATIVDRYHRIDERFDALVIVGSDYTDVGSPTELGFNARVAANLGASVLLVLGGHHPETDAPRSADDLRQLAEVTTAELAASHASLAGVIVNRADASAIDGIPAAIADAVPTGVPVWSIPEDALLSAPSVGTLFRATEAELVRGDAALLARESLGTVVAGMSMENVLDRLIEGGILVTPGDRSDVLVGTLLAQQSGTFPSIAGIVLNGGFDLHPAVQRLLDGLDLDVPIGRSPHGTYETARRIAVTRGSLIDGTQRKRDAALALFEQHVDAEALLERLEVATTDVVTPLIFEHRLVERARADVRHIVLPEGDDDRILQAASTVLARGIARLTILGDETSIRQRAARLGLDLADARIVATDDAELRPKYAAEYQRLRAHKGVTIEQAMERLLDVSYFGTLMVHTGDADGMVSGAAHTTAHTIKPSFETIKTKPGVSVVSSVFLMALADRVLVYGDCAVIPEPTVEELADIAISSAQTARDFGIEPRVAMLSYSTGESGTGAEVDRVRQATALVRERAPELPVEGPIQYDAAADAAVASKKMPGSAVAGRATVFVFPDLNTGNNTYKAVQRSAGALAIGPVLQGLNKPVNDLSRGALVSDIVNTIAITAIQAQGADARGADARGAAVQGAAPEASA, via the coding sequence GTGCCGACCCGCATCGTGATCGCATCCCCCGAGGGCCACGCAGGCAAGTCGATCGTCGCGCTGGGGCTCGTCGAAGCCCTGAGCCGGCGCGTCGAGCGCGTCGGCGTCTTCCGCCCGATCGCGCGGTCCTCCGCGGAGTCGGACGCGGTGCTCGAGCTGCTGCTCGCGCACGACGCGGTCGACCTCGCATACGAGGACGCGATCGGCACGACCTACGCCGCGGTGCACGACGACGCCGACGCGGCGCTCGCCACCATCGTCGACCGTTACCACCGCATCGACGAGCGCTTCGACGCGCTCGTGATCGTCGGCTCCGACTACACCGACGTCGGCAGCCCGACCGAGCTCGGCTTCAACGCGCGGGTCGCGGCGAACCTCGGCGCCTCGGTGCTCCTCGTGCTCGGCGGCCACCACCCCGAGACCGACGCGCCCCGCTCGGCCGACGACCTGCGGCAGCTCGCGGAGGTCACGACGGCAGAGCTCGCCGCCTCCCACGCATCCCTCGCGGGCGTCATCGTCAACCGAGCCGACGCATCCGCGATCGACGGCATCCCCGCCGCGATCGCCGACGCCGTGCCGACGGGCGTGCCCGTGTGGTCGATCCCGGAGGATGCGCTGCTGAGCGCGCCGAGCGTCGGCACGCTCTTCCGCGCGACCGAGGCCGAGCTCGTGCGCGGCGACGCCGCGCTGCTCGCGCGCGAGTCGCTCGGCACCGTCGTGGCCGGCATGTCGATGGAGAACGTGCTCGACCGGCTCATCGAGGGCGGCATCCTCGTCACGCCGGGCGACCGCTCCGACGTGCTCGTCGGCACCCTGCTCGCGCAGCAGTCGGGCACCTTCCCCTCGATCGCCGGCATCGTGCTCAACGGCGGCTTCGACCTGCACCCCGCGGTGCAGCGCCTGCTCGACGGCCTCGACCTCGACGTGCCGATCGGCCGCAGCCCGCACGGCACGTACGAGACCGCGCGGCGCATCGCCGTCACGCGCGGCTCGCTCATCGACGGCACGCAGCGCAAGCGCGACGCTGCGCTCGCGCTCTTCGAGCAGCACGTCGACGCCGAGGCGCTCCTCGAGCGGCTCGAGGTCGCGACGACCGATGTCGTCACGCCGCTCATCTTCGAGCACCGACTCGTCGAGCGAGCGCGGGCAGACGTGCGCCACATCGTGCTCCCCGAGGGCGACGACGACCGCATCCTGCAGGCTGCGTCGACCGTGCTCGCGCGCGGCATCGCGCGGCTCACGATCCTGGGCGACGAGACGTCCATCCGCCAGCGCGCGGCGCGGCTCGGGCTCGACCTCGCCGACGCGCGCATCGTCGCGACCGACGACGCCGAGCTGCGGCCGAAGTACGCGGCGGAGTACCAGCGGCTGCGCGCCCACAAGGGCGTGACGATCGAGCAGGCGATGGAGCGGCTACTCGACGTCAGCTACTTCGGCACCCTCATGGTGCACACGGGCGACGCCGACGGGATGGTGTCGGGTGCGGCGCACACGACCGCACACACCATCAAGCCGTCGTTCGAGACGATCAAGACGAAGCCCGGCGTCTCGGTGGTCTCGAGCGTGTTCCTCATGGCGCTCGCCGATCGCGTGCTCGTCTACGGCGACTGCGCCGTCATCCCCGAGCCGACCGTCGAGGAGCTCGCCGACATCGCCATCTCGTCGGCGCAGACGGCGCGCGACTTCGGCATCGAGCCGCGCGTCGCGATGCTCTCCTACTCGACGGGGGAGTCGGGCACGGGTGCAGAGGTCGATCGCGTGCGGCAGGCCACGGCGCTCGTGCGCGAGCGCGCGCCGGAGCTGCCGGTCGAGGGACCGATCCAGTACGACGCGGCGGCGGATGCGGCGGTCGCGAGCAAGAAGATGCCCGGCAGCGCGGTGGCCGGGCGGGCGACGGTGTTCGTCTTCCCCGACCTCAACACCGGCAACAACACCTACAAGGCGGTGCAGCGCTCCGCGGGCGCGCTCGCCATCGGACCGGTGCTGCAGGGCCTCAACAAGCCCGTGAACGACCTCTCGCGCGGCGCGCTCGTGAGCGACATCGTCAACACCATCGCGATCACCGCGATCCAGGCTCAGGGGGCGGATGCGCGGGGTGCGGATGCGCGGGGTGCGGCTGTGCAGGGCGCGGCCCCGGAGGCGAGCGCATGA
- a CDS encoding acetate kinase, with product MTRSVFVINAGSSSLKYQLVDVDSGAALASGLIERIGETSSDAKHEVPGRDAVVERRMIPDHEKAFGWVLHQFTEHGPDLDAARLLGIGHRVVQGGARFDRAVRIDDDVAQQIDDLAPLAPLHNPANLQGIRSARATFAGYPHVAVFDTAFHLTIPPAAHRYAIEQRIAAEHRVRKYGFHGTSHQFVSRRLAELLERPLEDVNSIVLHLGNGASATAVRGGRSVETSMGMTPLAGLVMGTRSGDIDPGVIFHLHRVAGLSVDEIDTLLNKRSGLLGLTGTGDMRDVLQAADAGIPRAVEALEIVGHRLRGTIGAYLAHLGRTDAIAFTGGIGENAAKVREVALAGLEGLGIVLDPARNAGRGERRISADGSPIEVWVVPTNEELEIARQVAALVDPAPPVE from the coding sequence ATGACCCGCTCGGTGTTCGTCATCAACGCCGGCTCGTCGAGCCTCAAGTACCAGCTCGTCGACGTCGACTCCGGGGCGGCGCTCGCGAGCGGGCTCATCGAGCGCATCGGCGAGACGTCGAGCGACGCGAAGCACGAGGTGCCGGGCCGCGATGCCGTCGTCGAGCGGCGCATGATCCCCGACCACGAGAAGGCGTTCGGATGGGTGCTGCACCAGTTCACGGAGCACGGGCCCGACCTCGATGCCGCGCGGCTGCTCGGCATCGGGCACCGCGTCGTGCAGGGCGGCGCGCGCTTCGACCGCGCGGTGCGCATCGACGACGACGTCGCGCAGCAGATCGATGACCTCGCCCCGCTCGCGCCGCTCCACAACCCGGCCAACCTGCAGGGCATCCGCTCCGCTCGGGCGACCTTCGCCGGCTACCCGCACGTCGCCGTCTTCGACACGGCCTTCCACCTCACGATCCCGCCGGCCGCGCACCGCTACGCGATCGAGCAGCGCATCGCCGCCGAGCACCGCGTGCGGAAGTACGGCTTCCACGGCACGAGCCACCAGTTCGTCTCGCGCCGCCTGGCCGAGCTGCTCGAGCGCCCGCTCGAGGACGTCAACTCGATCGTGCTGCACCTCGGCAACGGCGCGTCGGCGACCGCGGTGCGGGGCGGGCGCAGCGTCGAGACGTCGATGGGCATGACGCCGCTCGCCGGCCTCGTGATGGGCACGCGCTCGGGCGACATCGATCCCGGCGTCATCTTCCACCTGCACCGCGTGGCGGGACTCTCGGTCGATGAGATCGACACCCTGCTCAACAAGCGCTCGGGCCTGCTCGGCCTCACCGGCACGGGCGACATGCGCGACGTGCTGCAGGCGGCCGACGCTGGCATCCCGCGCGCCGTCGAGGCGCTCGAGATCGTCGGCCACCGGTTGCGCGGCACCATCGGCGCCTACCTCGCGCACCTCGGTCGCACCGACGCGATCGCGTTCACCGGCGGCATCGGCGAGAACGCCGCGAAGGTGCGCGAGGTCGCGCTCGCGGGGCTCGAAGGCCTCGGCATCGTGCTCGACCCCGCGCGGAACGCCGGCCGCGGCGAGCGCCGCATCTCGGCCGACGGCTCGCCGATCGAGGTGTGGGTCGTGCCGACGAACGAGGAGCTCGAGATCGCGCGGCAGGTCGCCGCGCTCGTCGACCCGGCCCCGCCGGTCGAGTAG
- a CDS encoding cytochrome b5-like heme/steroid binding domain-containing protein, which produces MHPLAATGRPFDLFAGLPLHPLAVHVPVVLLPLGALGLLVLIVVPRWRAPLAWPVVGILGVAMVGALVAKLSGEALAERVGSPGQHEQLGNWLLATSAVLFVAALAWWLWQRRSARARRSTGVMGVLAGMLLGALALGAVIIAVLTGHSGATSVWSDRVAAPPAQTPSSPSPDASDNEGDGDDDISIAEVASHDDSASCWVAIEGTVYDVTSWVARHPGGPDRILAICGTDASEDFGEEHAGQALPTEQLSQFAIGELAER; this is translated from the coding sequence ATGCATCCGCTCGCCGCAACGGGCAGACCCTTCGACCTGTTCGCCGGCCTGCCGCTGCATCCGCTCGCGGTGCACGTGCCCGTCGTGCTGCTGCCGCTCGGCGCGCTGGGCCTGCTCGTGCTCATCGTCGTGCCGCGCTGGCGCGCCCCGCTCGCCTGGCCGGTCGTCGGCATCCTCGGCGTCGCGATGGTCGGCGCGCTCGTCGCGAAGCTCTCGGGCGAGGCCCTCGCCGAGCGCGTCGGCTCCCCCGGCCAGCACGAGCAGCTCGGCAACTGGCTGCTCGCGACCTCGGCGGTGCTCTTCGTCGCGGCGCTCGCGTGGTGGCTGTGGCAGCGCCGGAGCGCTCGCGCCCGCCGCTCGACCGGCGTCATGGGCGTGCTCGCCGGCATGCTGCTCGGCGCGCTCGCGCTCGGCGCGGTCATCATCGCGGTGCTCACCGGCCACTCGGGCGCGACCTCCGTGTGGAGCGACCGCGTCGCTGCTCCCCCGGCGCAGACGCCGTCGTCGCCGTCCCCGGACGCATCCGACAACGAGGGCGACGGCGACGACGACATCTCGATCGCCGAGGTCGCGAGCCACGACGACTCGGCATCGTGCTGGGTGGCGATCGAGGGCACCGTCTACGACGTCACCTCGTGGGTGGCGCGGCACCCGGGCGGGCCCGACCGCATCCTCGCCATCTGCGGCACGGATGCGTCGGAGGACTTCGGCGAGGAGCACGCCGGCCAGGCGCTCCCGACCGAGCAGCTGAGCCAGTTCGCGATCGGGGAGCTCGCGGAGCGCTGA